One Malania oleifera isolate guangnan ecotype guangnan chromosome 10, ASM2987363v1, whole genome shotgun sequence genomic region harbors:
- the LOC131165431 gene encoding glutamate receptor 3.4-like isoform X2: MEILLLQIRRSGRVVMLRALPVIILCMLAPKEVKGRAGFAENASASSSSSRPSVVNVGVLFTFNSVIGRAARPGIQAAIDDVNSNSSILAGTKLNVIFHDTNCSGFLGTVEALQLMENDVVAVIGPQSSGIAHVISNIVNELHVPLLSFGATDPTLSALQYPYFLRTTQNDYFQMYAIADLVVFYGWREVVAIFVDDDYGRSGISVLGDALAKKRAKVSYKAAFSPGSSRSEINDLLVGVNLMESRVYVVHVNPDSGLTIFSVAKQLGMTTSGYVWIATDWLPSILDASDPVSPETMDLVQGVLALRHHTPDSDIKKNFLSRWSNLKYRGNSGLNSYAFYAYDSVLLVAHALDIFFNEGGNISFSNDPRLQNRNGSALHLAALRIFNGGQQLRAKLIEMNLTGLTGQIQFDSEKNRIHPAYDILNIGGTASRRIGFWSNYSGLSVVAPEILYMKPPNTSSSNQQLYSVIWPGETTIKPRGWVFPNNGKPLRIAVPNRVSYQEFVGKDKGPLGVRGYCIDIFEAAVTLLPYAVPRNYVLYGDGSRNPVYNNLVYDVSQNKFDAAVGDVTIVTNRTKIVDFTQPYMESGLTVVVPVREMKSSAWAFLKPFTVQMWFVTGAFFIFVGAVVWILEHRMNHEFRGTPRQQLITVFWSVFVNEKTL; this comes from the exons ATGGAGATACTCCTTCTCCAGATTAGAAGGTCAGGAAGAGTGGTTATGTTGAGAGCACTGCCCGTGATCATTCTTTGTATGTTGGCCCCAAAGGAAGTCAAGGGTAGGGCTGGATTCGCTGAAAATGCCAGTGCTTCTTCGTCAAGCTCAAGGCCTAGTGTTGTTAATGTTGGAGTGCTGTTTACTTTTAATTCGGTCATCGGGAGAGCAGCAAGGCCGGGGATCCAAGCTGCCATAGATGATGTTaattccaattcaagcatactgGCTGGGACAAAGTTGAATGTTATTTTTCACGATACAAATTGCAGTGGATTTCTAGGAACTGTTGAAG CTTTGCAGCTTATGGAGAACGATGTTGTTGCTGTAATTGGTCCACAGTCATCTGGAATAGCTCATGTTATATCTAATATAGTTAATGAACTTCATGTGCCACTTCTATCATTTGGGGCAACAGACCCCACTCTTTCTGCACTACAGTATCCATACTTCCTGCGTACTACACAAAATGACTACTTCCAGATGTATGCAATTGCTGATTTGGTTGTGTTTTATGGATGGAGGGAGGTGGTTGCCATCTTTGTAGATGATGATTATGGAAGAAGTGGGATTTCTGTATTGGGCGATGCCCTTGCAAAGAAGCGTGCCAAGGTTTCTTATAAGGCTGCCTTCAGTCCTGGATCCTCCAGAAGTGAAATCAATGACTTATTAGTTGGAGTAAACCTGATGGAATCTCGAGTGTATGTTGTACACGTAAATCCTGACTCTGGTCTAACAATTTTTTCAGTTGCTAAGCAGCTCGGGATGACGACAAGCGGTTATGTTTGGATTGCTACAGATTGGCTTCCATCTATATTAGATGCATCAGATCCGGTTAGCCCTGAAACAATGGATCTCGTGCAAGGGGTTCTTGCACTACGCCATCACACCCCAGATTCTGATATCAAGAAGAATTTCCTGTCAAGGTGGAGCAATTTAAAATATAGAGGGAACTCAGGCTTGAATTCTTATGCATTTTATGCATATGATTCTGTCTTGTTAGTTGCTCATGCACTTGACATCTTTTTCAATGAAGGTGGAAATATTTCGTTCTCTAATGATCCCAGGCTGCAGAACAGAAATGGAAGTGCACTACACTTAGCAGCACTCCGCATCTTTAATGGAGGACAGCAGTTGCGTGCAAAATTAATTGAAATGAACTTGACAGGTCTGACTGGTCAGATTCAATTCGATTCGGAAAAGAATCGAATTCATCCTGCATATGATATTCTTAACATTGGTGGCACTGCATCCCGCAGGATTGGTTTTTGGTCAAATTATTCGGGCCTATCAGTTGTTGCTCcagaaatattatatatgaagCCCCCAAACACTTCTTCCAGTAATCAACAACTCTACAGTGTCATATGGCCTGGTGAAACGACAATAAAGCCCCGTGGATGGGTGTTTCCCAACAATGGGAAGCCACTGAGAATTGCTGTGCCAAACCGAGTAAGTTATCAAGAATTTGTGGGAAAAGACAAGGGTCCCCTTGGAGTAAGGGGATACTGTATTGATATCTTTGAGGCTGCAGTAACCTTGTTGCCTTATGCTGTCCCACGCAACTATGTTTTATATGGAGATGGTTCAAGAAATCCTGTCTACAATAATCTAGTGTATGATGTTTCTCAAAAT AAATTTGATGCAGCTGTTGGGGACGTAACCATTGTCACAAACAGGACCAAGATAGTGGATTTTACACAGCCTTATATGGAATCTGGACTTACAGTGGTAGTGCCTGTGAGAGAGATGAAATCCAGTGCTTGGGCTTTCCTCAAGCCATTTACCGTACAAATGTGGTTTGTGACCGGcgccttttttatttttgtggGAGCTGTTGTTTGGATTCTTGAGCACCGGATGAACCATGAATTTCGTGGCACACCACGGCAACAGCTTATAACAGTTTTTTGGTCAGTATTTGTCAAC GAGAAAACACTGTGA
- the LOC131165431 gene encoding glutamate receptor 3.4-like isoform X1 — protein sequence MEILLLQIRRSGRVVMLRALPVIILCMLAPKEVKGRAGFAENASASSSSSRPSVVNVGVLFTFNSVIGRAARPGIQAAIDDVNSNSSILAGTKLNVIFHDTNCSGFLGTVEALQLMENDVVAVIGPQSSGIAHVISNIVNELHVPLLSFGATDPTLSALQYPYFLRTTQNDYFQMYAIADLVVFYGWREVVAIFVDDDYGRSGISVLGDALAKKRAKVSYKAAFSPGSSRSEINDLLVGVNLMESRVYVVHVNPDSGLTIFSVAKQLGMTTSGYVWIATDWLPSILDASDPVSPETMDLVQGVLALRHHTPDSDIKKNFLSRWSNLKYRGNSGLNSYAFYAYDSVLLVAHALDIFFNEGGNISFSNDPRLQNRNGSALHLAALRIFNGGQQLRAKLIEMNLTGLTGQIQFDSEKNRIHPAYDILNIGGTASRRIGFWSNYSGLSVVAPEILYMKPPNTSSSNQQLYSVIWPGETTIKPRGWVFPNNGKPLRIAVPNRVSYQEFVGKDKGPLGVRGYCIDIFEAAVTLLPYAVPRNYVLYGDGSRNPVYNNLVYDVSQNKFDAAVGDVTIVTNRTKIVDFTQPYMESGLTVVVPVREMKSSAWAFLKPFTVQMWFVTGAFFIFVGAVVWILEHRMNHEFRGTPRQQLITVFWFSFSTMFFAHRENTVSSLGRLVLILWLFVVLIINSSYTASLTSILTVQQLTTRIEGIDSLISSTDPIGVQDGSFSWNYLVNELNIAESRLVKLKSQEEYATALQNGPKDGGVAAIVDELPYIELFLSSTKCAFRTVGQEFTKSGWGFAFQRDSPLAVDLSTAILQLSENGDLQRIHDKWLSSSSCSAQANNDEDSRLSLSSFWGLFLICGIACILSLTVFFCRIFCQYRKYSPDDEEETEVDPSRPTPPSRCTSLRDVIDFIDKKEEEIKQMFKRNPRETKQEASQSADG from the exons ATGGAGATACTCCTTCTCCAGATTAGAAGGTCAGGAAGAGTGGTTATGTTGAGAGCACTGCCCGTGATCATTCTTTGTATGTTGGCCCCAAAGGAAGTCAAGGGTAGGGCTGGATTCGCTGAAAATGCCAGTGCTTCTTCGTCAAGCTCAAGGCCTAGTGTTGTTAATGTTGGAGTGCTGTTTACTTTTAATTCGGTCATCGGGAGAGCAGCAAGGCCGGGGATCCAAGCTGCCATAGATGATGTTaattccaattcaagcatactgGCTGGGACAAAGTTGAATGTTATTTTTCACGATACAAATTGCAGTGGATTTCTAGGAACTGTTGAAG CTTTGCAGCTTATGGAGAACGATGTTGTTGCTGTAATTGGTCCACAGTCATCTGGAATAGCTCATGTTATATCTAATATAGTTAATGAACTTCATGTGCCACTTCTATCATTTGGGGCAACAGACCCCACTCTTTCTGCACTACAGTATCCATACTTCCTGCGTACTACACAAAATGACTACTTCCAGATGTATGCAATTGCTGATTTGGTTGTGTTTTATGGATGGAGGGAGGTGGTTGCCATCTTTGTAGATGATGATTATGGAAGAAGTGGGATTTCTGTATTGGGCGATGCCCTTGCAAAGAAGCGTGCCAAGGTTTCTTATAAGGCTGCCTTCAGTCCTGGATCCTCCAGAAGTGAAATCAATGACTTATTAGTTGGAGTAAACCTGATGGAATCTCGAGTGTATGTTGTACACGTAAATCCTGACTCTGGTCTAACAATTTTTTCAGTTGCTAAGCAGCTCGGGATGACGACAAGCGGTTATGTTTGGATTGCTACAGATTGGCTTCCATCTATATTAGATGCATCAGATCCGGTTAGCCCTGAAACAATGGATCTCGTGCAAGGGGTTCTTGCACTACGCCATCACACCCCAGATTCTGATATCAAGAAGAATTTCCTGTCAAGGTGGAGCAATTTAAAATATAGAGGGAACTCAGGCTTGAATTCTTATGCATTTTATGCATATGATTCTGTCTTGTTAGTTGCTCATGCACTTGACATCTTTTTCAATGAAGGTGGAAATATTTCGTTCTCTAATGATCCCAGGCTGCAGAACAGAAATGGAAGTGCACTACACTTAGCAGCACTCCGCATCTTTAATGGAGGACAGCAGTTGCGTGCAAAATTAATTGAAATGAACTTGACAGGTCTGACTGGTCAGATTCAATTCGATTCGGAAAAGAATCGAATTCATCCTGCATATGATATTCTTAACATTGGTGGCACTGCATCCCGCAGGATTGGTTTTTGGTCAAATTATTCGGGCCTATCAGTTGTTGCTCcagaaatattatatatgaagCCCCCAAACACTTCTTCCAGTAATCAACAACTCTACAGTGTCATATGGCCTGGTGAAACGACAATAAAGCCCCGTGGATGGGTGTTTCCCAACAATGGGAAGCCACTGAGAATTGCTGTGCCAAACCGAGTAAGTTATCAAGAATTTGTGGGAAAAGACAAGGGTCCCCTTGGAGTAAGGGGATACTGTATTGATATCTTTGAGGCTGCAGTAACCTTGTTGCCTTATGCTGTCCCACGCAACTATGTTTTATATGGAGATGGTTCAAGAAATCCTGTCTACAATAATCTAGTGTATGATGTTTCTCAAAAT AAATTTGATGCAGCTGTTGGGGACGTAACCATTGTCACAAACAGGACCAAGATAGTGGATTTTACACAGCCTTATATGGAATCTGGACTTACAGTGGTAGTGCCTGTGAGAGAGATGAAATCCAGTGCTTGGGCTTTCCTCAAGCCATTTACCGTACAAATGTGGTTTGTGACCGGcgccttttttatttttgtggGAGCTGTTGTTTGGATTCTTGAGCACCGGATGAACCATGAATTTCGTGGCACACCACGGCAACAGCTTATAACAGTTTTTTG GTTCAGTTTCTCAACAATGTTTTTTGCTCACA GAGAAAACACTGTGAGCTCCCTTGGACGCTTGGTGCTGATCTTGTGGCTATTTGTCGTGCTAATTATTAATTCAAGCTACACAGCTAGTTTGACTTCAATACTCACAGTGCAGCAGTTAACAACAAGGATTGAAGGGATAGATAGCTTGATCTCAAGTACTGATCCAATTGGGGTTCAAGATGGGTCATTTTCATGGAATTATCTGGTCAATGAGCTCAACATAGCAGAGTCTAGGCTTGTTAAGTTGAAAAGCCAGGAAGAGTATGCTACTGCTCTTCAGAATGGACCAAAAGATGGCGGCGTTGCTGCCATTGTTGATGAGCTCCCCTATATTGAGCTCTTCCTGTCCAgcaccaagtgtgcattcagGACCGTGGGACAGGAGTTCACAAAGAGTGGATGGGGATTT GCATTCCAGAGGGACTCCCCTCTTGCGGTCGACTTGTCAACAGCTATACTTCAACTCTCTGAAAATGGTGATCTACAAAGAATCCATGACAAATGGTTGTCGAGCAGCTCATGCTCTGCACAAGCCAACAATGATGAAGACAGTCGATTGTCTCTCTCAAGCTTTTGGGGCTTATTCCTCATATGTGGCATTGCATGCATCCTCTCTCTTACTGTGTTTTTCTGTAGAATTTTCTGTCAGTACCGTAAATATAGCCCAGATGATGAGGAGGAGACTGAGGTCGATCCTTCCAGGCCTACACCCCCTTCCCGCTGCACCAGCTTGAGGGACGTGATCGACTTCATTgataagaaggaagaagagatCAAACAGATGTTCAAGCGGAATCCTAGGGAAACAAAACAAGAAGCTAGTCAGAGCGCAGATGGGTAG